The region GCCAGCGCGCCGCCCAGGGCGATGCTGGCCAGGCCGAAGGCGACGATCAGCATGCCGCCCAGCGCCCCGCCGGCGGCCGTGCCCAGGTTGAAGGCGGCGATGTTCAAGCCGGCCGCCACGGCGTCGCTGCCCGGGCAATGCTGCTGCGCCAGGCGCAGCAGGCGCATGGTGGACAGGGTCACGAGGGCGAAGAACAGCATGCCCAGGCTGCCGCACAGGACCAGCAAGGCGACGGGCTGGCCGCGCAGCAGATAGAAGAGCGATAAATTGAGCGCCAGCGCGGCCAGGGCCAGCACGGCGGAACGCTGCGCGTCGGCGCGATCCGCGCACCAGCCGCCCAGCAGGTTGCCGCCGATGGCGCACACGCCAAAGCACAGCATGGCGGCGCCCAGCCAGCCCGCACCGAGCCCGCCCAGCTGCAGCAGAAATGGCGAGACATACGTGAAAAAGCTGAAGGTGGCCACGCTGACCAGCGCCGCCACGCCGGCCGCCAGCAGCAGCGGCGGGCGCAGGATGGCGCGCAGACTGGCCAGGGCCGACACGGCCGGCGCCTGCTGGCGCGCGCGCGGCATGGCCCACAGCAGACCGGCGCCGCCGCACAGGGCCAGCGCGCCGATGGCGGCAAACACCGAACGCCACGACGACACGGCGCCCAGCCAGGTTCCCAGCGG is a window of Janthinobacterium sp. 1_2014MBL_MicDiv DNA encoding:
- a CDS encoding MFS transporter encodes the protein MSLASPPVPAPAAARAAAALPPAIYLLSLCSFAFGLSEFIAAGLLSGMARDLHASVAAAGGAIAAYALGAAIGAPILTALLARRPTRQVLAATMIVLALGSVAMAMAPGLGVLLGVRFAVGLAHGVFMAVASHAATSLVDPGRAGRALSIVWLGLTLALAGGVPLGTWLGAVSSWRSVFAAIGALALCGGAGLLWAMPRARQQAPAVSALASLRAILRPPLLLAAGVAALVSVATFSFFTYVSPFLLQLGGLGAGWLGAAMLCFGVCAIGGNLLGGWCADRADAQRSAVLALAALALNLSLFYLLRGQPVALLVLCGSLGMLFFALVTLSTMRLLRLAQQHCPGSDAVAAGLNIAAFNLGTAAGGALGGMLIVAFGLASIALGGALAALLAMLVLWLQCRKLDAPL